One region of Alphaproteobacteria bacterium genomic DNA includes:
- the bioD gene encoding dethiobiotin synthase, translating to MLNSVFITATGTEVGKTLVTAALTWQLRQVGKAVFSCKPMATGFDMAHLPTTDTGILLTAQGMDCTIENINTLTPWRYTEPISPHFAVMQEEVDSDNTTTPKDVLVFCENAMAHKGISLIEGAGGVMTPLLNGFTQADLIEKLHIPAIVVTGNYLGAISHCLCTLEAMQARGIDVCAVIVNATQEDGTSLQQMQTTLAQHMKKAIPLFTVPYISHKKDTEIWKQLPLLTEIFSHE from the coding sequence ATGCTGAACTCTGTATTTATTACCGCCACAGGAACAGAAGTGGGTAAAACATTAGTTACCGCCGCACTCACATGGCAATTACGTCAAGTGGGAAAGGCAGTTTTTTCGTGCAAGCCGATGGCCACTGGTTTTGATATGGCGCATTTGCCCACTACCGACACGGGAATATTGCTGACCGCCCAAGGCATGGATTGCACCATTGAGAACATAAATACCCTTACGCCATGGCGCTACACGGAGCCGATCTCTCCTCATTTTGCTGTGATGCAGGAGGAAGTCGATTCGGACAATACCACCACACCAAAAGATGTTTTGGTGTTTTGCGAAAATGCCATGGCGCATAAAGGCATCAGCTTGATTGAAGGTGCGGGCGGGGTGATGACCCCCTTGTTAAACGGCTTCACACAAGCCGATTTGATTGAAAAATTGCATATTCCTGCCATTGTGGTTACGGGCAATTACCTAGGAGCCATAAGTCATTGCCTATGTACATTGGAAGCTATGCAGGCGCGGGGTATCGATGTGTGCGCGGTAATTGTCAACGCCACGCAAGAAGATGGTACTTCGCTACAGCAAATGCAAACCACTTTGGCGCAGCATATGAAAAAAGCGATCCCTTTATTTACAGTGCCGTATATTTCGCATAAAAAAGACACGGAAATATGGAAACAACTTCCCCTGTTAACAGAAATTTTTAGCCATGAATGA
- a CDS encoding RDD family protein yields the protein MNETPTDVSKASWQDSAEYGGFYIRLVAMLIDTVILMLPLSLLMTGIFYLVWGSENMGAEQMALLQSAQDNPDITKDVLLQLADAGHFSRWLIENILFSIIGAITVIVIWYYFSGTPGKLLLRLKIVDATTGLPVSGKQNVIRYLGYIVATITLGAGFFAVAFSKRKQGLHDKLANTVVVYKNSLPKYIADKTHYEEIKRKA from the coding sequence ATGAATGAAACACCCACCGATGTCTCAAAAGCCAGTTGGCAAGACTCTGCAGAATATGGAGGTTTTTATATTCGGCTAGTGGCGATGTTGATTGATACTGTCATACTTATGCTACCGCTGAGTTTATTAATGACAGGCATTTTTTATCTTGTATGGGGCTCTGAAAATATGGGCGCAGAGCAAATGGCGTTGCTGCAATCAGCGCAAGATAATCCCGACATTACCAAAGATGTGTTACTTCAGCTGGCAGATGCAGGGCATTTTAGCCGCTGGTTAATAGAAAATATTTTGTTTTCTATTATTGGCGCTATCACGGTTATTGTCATTTGGTATTATTTTTCAGGCACCCCGGGTAAGCTGTTGCTACGCCTTAAAATTGTGGATGCAACTACCGGACTTCCGGTAAGTGGAAAGCAGAATGTTATTCGTTATTTAGGCTATATAGTCGCCACAATAACGTTGGGTGCGGGCTTTTTTGCCGTGGCTTTCAGTAAGCGTAAACAAGGACTGCATGATAAATTGGCAAACACGGTAGTGGTGTATAAAAACTCTTTGCCCAAGTATATTGCGGACAAAACCCATTACGAAGAAATAAAAAGAAAGGCATGA
- a CDS encoding alpha/beta hydrolase has translation MSVLALSGWAQYAASLDAILPDNALKVEYGDCTSVEAVFNRIQSANIAEPDVAIGWSLGGQLLVRAIAAGVIAPKHLVLLGAPYQVVADKYFKAGKNKFTIGASRLALKVNADAMLQQFQADLLAKGDSNSAHIKAIAPQYLAPSDCNAWLFWFDELERFSCRDLKLSNFPPTTIVHGKNDAVIPYPNSLEFADKIKNSTLHSLENCGHAPHWHDTNFVKSIIPAS, from the coding sequence ATGAGTGTATTAGCTCTTAGCGGATGGGCCCAATATGCAGCATCACTCGATGCGATTTTACCAGATAATGCACTTAAGGTAGAATATGGCGATTGTACAAGTGTAGAGGCGGTGTTCAATCGCATACAGTCTGCCAATATAGCTGAGCCTGATGTGGCCATTGGCTGGTCTTTAGGGGGGCAATTGTTAGTGCGGGCGATTGCCGCAGGTGTGATAGCACCAAAACATTTGGTGTTGCTGGGCGCACCATATCAGGTGGTGGCAGATAAATATTTTAAAGCAGGCAAAAACAAGTTTACAATTGGCGCCTCTCGCTTAGCACTAAAGGTCAATGCCGATGCAATGTTGCAGCAGTTTCAAGCTGATTTACTGGCAAAAGGCGACAGTAATTCAGCGCATATTAAAGCAATAGCTCCGCAATACCTCGCGCCTTCGGATTGCAATGCATGGCTATTTTGGTTTGATGAGCTGGAGCGCTTTTCATGTCGTGATTTGAAGTTAAGTAATTTTCCGCCAACAACCATTGTGCATGGAAAAAATGATGCGGTGATTCCTTATCCTAACTCTCTTGAATTTGCAGACAAAATAAAGAACTCTACGCTTCATAGTCTAGAAAACTGCGGCCATGCACCACATTGGCATGATACAAATTTTGTAAAATCGATTATACCTGCTTCATGA
- the bioB gene encoding biotin synthase BioB, producing the protein MRYDWTQEEIEALFELPFNDLVFRAQTIHREHFDANEVQISTLLSIKTGGCPEDCKYCPQSAHFETPVKAEKLMDTDAVVAEARKAKAAGASRFCMGAAWRSPKPRDMPKVAKMIEDVKALGLETCMTLGMLDEDQAHTLKEAGLDYYNHNLDSSEEFYKEIITTRSYDDRLNTLSNVRKAGMSVCCGGIVGMGEKRKDRAGLLRNLSTMNPHPESVPINLLVQVEGTALNTALQGEAAVDTFEFVRSIAVARILMPRSHVRLSAGREDMPESTQALCFLAGANSIFYGEKLLTTANPETNSDMQLFAKLGLRPEGGKFPEQNTDSPASSCASTCHAHEDAAA; encoded by the coding sequence ATGCGCTACGACTGGACGCAAGAAGAAATCGAAGCGTTGTTTGAACTACCGTTTAACGACCTTGTGTTTCGCGCACAAACCATTCACCGTGAACATTTTGATGCAAATGAAGTGCAAATCAGCACATTACTCTCTATCAAAACAGGTGGCTGCCCTGAAGATTGTAAATATTGCCCACAAAGCGCGCATTTTGAAACTCCTGTAAAAGCCGAGAAGCTGATGGATACCGATGCTGTGGTTGCCGAGGCGCGCAAAGCCAAAGCTGCCGGAGCCAGTCGTTTTTGCATGGGCGCCGCATGGCGTAGCCCAAAACCACGCGACATGCCCAAGGTCGCCAAAATGATCGAAGATGTGAAAGCGCTTGGCCTTGAAACATGCATGACCCTTGGTATGTTGGACGAAGACCAAGCACACACTCTAAAAGAAGCAGGTTTGGATTATTACAATCACAACCTCGATTCTTCAGAAGAATTTTATAAAGAAATCATCACCACACGCAGCTATGACGACCGATTGAACACCCTTTCAAACGTGCGCAAAGCAGGTATGAGCGTATGCTGTGGTGGTATTGTAGGCATGGGCGAAAAACGTAAGGATCGCGCAGGGTTGTTGCGCAATCTTTCCACCATGAACCCACATCCCGAAAGCGTACCGATTAACCTGCTCGTGCAAGTAGAAGGTACCGCCCTTAATACAGCATTGCAAGGCGAAGCAGCAGTGGATACATTTGAATTTGTACGCAGCATTGCGGTGGCACGGATATTAATGCCCCGCTCCCATGTACGTTTGTCTGCCGGACGCGAAGATATGCCAGAATCTACACAAGCACTATGTTTTCTGGCAGGTGCAAACTCAATTTTCTATGGCGAGAAACTTCTTACCACTGCAAATCCCGAAACAAATAGCGATATGCAGCTTTTTGCTAAGCTTGG
- the bioC gene encoding malonyl-ACP O-methyltransferase BioC, with translation MNTTSPLFSQSHIRHAFSLHAHEYDTHAQLQQSVLFNALRQLEPIFHTDMTLLDAGCGTGYLVDLLRHCDTAFTVLSCDAAIGMCQQTVERYNDTHDNLITCADITALPYADESCDMAVSSLTLQWVDNPKDALSELYRVLKPDGYALVTTFGPMTLQELREAFSAADDLPHVSDFPDSQTMQDIVRSVGFSLKNASTEFRTQNYSSVCDLMHAIRAIGATNKTHNRRKSFTGRGRFKAMEAAYSEAYETTRGVPASWEIIYLLLHKEG, from the coding sequence ATGAACACAACTTCGCCATTATTTTCCCAATCGCATATTCGTCATGCATTTAGTTTGCATGCGCATGAATATGATACCCACGCTCAACTGCAGCAAAGTGTGTTATTTAATGCTTTGCGCCAGTTAGAGCCTATATTTCACACGGATATGACGTTATTAGATGCCGGCTGTGGAACAGGCTATTTGGTAGACTTGTTACGCCATTGCGATACAGCATTTACGGTGCTTTCCTGCGATGCTGCAATTGGCATGTGCCAGCAAACAGTAGAGCGTTATAATGATACACATGATAATTTAATTACCTGCGCTGATATCACCGCGCTTCCTTATGCCGATGAAAGCTGCGACATGGCGGTTTCGTCACTCACGTTGCAATGGGTTGATAACCCTAAAGATGCGCTTTCGGAATTATATCGTGTGTTAAAACCGGATGGTTATGCGTTAGTGACCACATTTGGGCCAATGACATTGCAAGAACTCCGCGAGGCATTCTCTGCCGCCGATGATTTGCCCCATGTGAGTGATTTTCCTGATAGCCAAACTATGCAGGATATAGTGCGTAGCGTCGGATTTTCTTTGAAAAATGCCAGTACAGAGTTTCGCACTCAAAATTATAGTTCGGTGTGTGATTTGATGCATGCTATCCGCGCTATAGGTGCCACTAATAAAACACATAACCGCCGCAAAAGCTTTACAGGGCGGGGGCGATTTAAAGCGATGGAGGCTGCATATAGCGAAGCCTATGAGACTACACGAGGTGTTCCAGCCAGTTGGGAAATTATATATTTGCTGCTGCATAAGGAGGGGTGA
- a CDS encoding 8-amino-7-oxononanoate synthase has product MPALDAIANEKIARIAANNRVRRTVDTIRAAQGAAHRGDQNLVSFSCNDYLGLSQHAEVKQAAQDAIAAYGTGAGASRMITGNNPLYTVLESALAAHHSQQDACVFGSGYLANIGVIPALVGTKDLVIADKLVHASILDGIQLSGAKLRRFSHNNAEDCSRLLETYRSQYRHCLVITETIFSMDGDCAPLNSLRKLCNKHDAWLMTDSAHSIGQKLTVSPDVTIGTLSKTLGAYGGYVCASRAVIEYIKTSARSLIFTTALPPAILASAIKALEIIAHEPDLCEKPLLYAQHFTKTLSLPLAESAIVPLLMPDEMATLKAAQILENKGFLVGAIRPPTVPINGCRLRFTFNAMHKKNDITNLIESIKDECISS; this is encoded by the coding sequence ATGCCAGCCCTAGACGCAATAGCTAACGAAAAAATTGCACGTATCGCCGCGAACAATCGTGTGCGGCGCACTGTAGATACTATCCGTGCAGCCCAAGGAGCCGCGCATAGAGGGGATCAAAACCTCGTGAGCTTCAGTTGTAACGACTATTTAGGACTTAGCCAACATGCAGAAGTGAAACAAGCCGCGCAAGATGCAATTGCAGCCTATGGCACAGGGGCGGGGGCGTCACGCATGATAACGGGTAATAACCCGCTATACACTGTATTGGAGTCTGCGTTGGCAGCACATCACTCTCAGCAGGATGCCTGCGTATTTGGTAGCGGCTATTTAGCCAATATTGGAGTGATACCGGCGTTAGTTGGTACAAAAGATTTGGTAATTGCTGATAAATTGGTGCATGCGAGTATTTTGGACGGCATACAGCTTTCCGGCGCCAAGCTTCGGCGTTTTTCGCATAACAATGCAGAAGACTGTTCGCGCTTGCTAGAAACCTATCGTTCGCAATACCGTCATTGTCTCGTAATTACCGAAACGATATTCAGCATGGATGGCGATTGTGCGCCGCTAAACTCACTACGAAAATTATGTAATAAGCATGACGCATGGCTCATGACAGACAGCGCCCATAGCATTGGCCAAAAACTAACGGTTAGCCCCGATGTGACCATTGGCACACTGTCTAAAACTTTAGGTGCTTATGGAGGGTATGTATGTGCTTCGCGGGCAGTAATAGAATATATAAAAACTTCTGCAAGAAGCCTTATCTTTACCACAGCGTTGCCACCCGCTATACTGGCAAGTGCCATAAAAGCTTTAGAGATTATAGCACATGAGCCGGATTTATGCGAAAAACCCCTTCTATATGCACAGCACTTTACGAAAACCTTGTCATTACCTTTGGCAGAATCAGCAATTGTACCGCTGTTAATGCCTGATGAAATGGCTACGCTAAAGGCGGCGCAAATATTGGAGAATAAGGGGTTTTTAGTAGGGGCGATTCGCCCGCCTACAGTACCGATAAACGGATGCAGGCTGCGATTTACATTTAATGCTATGCATAAAAAAAATGATATAACTAATTTAATTGAAAGTATAAAAGATGAGTGTATTAGCTCTTAG